In Halorubrum sp. PV6, a single window of DNA contains:
- a CDS encoding DUF5822 domain-containing protein, which translates to MQPVERAEYEGIDYGWVMQTTFVLTILVGAPVVAVLSAFVTLESWSARAAFAVRVGAPIWFLTAVAVALYARRTDAGDGSSTDGDAASPDLDGGDATSADDNVDSDPTAADTAVDETEPTGPTDKSPPTEEP; encoded by the coding sequence GTGCAACCCGTCGAGCGGGCCGAGTACGAGGGAATCGACTACGGCTGGGTGATGCAGACGACGTTCGTCCTCACCATCCTCGTGGGGGCGCCGGTCGTCGCCGTCCTCTCCGCGTTCGTCACCCTCGAATCGTGGTCGGCCCGCGCGGCCTTCGCGGTCAGAGTCGGCGCGCCGATCTGGTTTCTCACCGCCGTCGCCGTCGCGCTCTACGCGCGCCGGACCGACGCGGGCGACGGTAGTTCAACGGACGGAGACGCCGCCAGCCCCGACCTCGACGGCGGGGACGCCACCTCCGCCGACGACAACGTCGATAGCGACCCGACCGCCGCCGACACCGCCGTCGACGAGACCGAACCCACTGGTCCTACCGACAAATCCCCCCCGACAGAAGAGCCGTAA
- the panB gene encoding 3-methyl-2-oxobutanoate hydroxymethyltransferase: MTTTRGLREGDDPITMLTAYDAPTAAVIDEADIDVVLVGDSMGNTALGYDSTLPVTFEEVASRTAAVARATEDALVVADMPFLSFGVDEAESVRNAGRLLKEADADAVKIESGPHTVEMTERMTAIGIPVMAHLGLTPQHVNRVGGYTRQGTDQAAAEEIIDLAGAHAEAGAFALVLEHVPANLAGAVTEALDIPTIGIGAGPDCDGQVLVINDAVGLGEWSPPFSRQFGDVRGEMRDAVEAYRDAVTSGEFPAEEHSHVESDLEDLY, encoded by the coding sequence ATGACCACGACGCGGGGACTGCGGGAGGGCGACGATCCGATCACGATGTTGACCGCCTACGACGCCCCGACGGCGGCGGTGATCGACGAGGCCGACATCGACGTGGTGCTCGTCGGCGATAGCATGGGCAACACCGCGCTCGGCTACGACTCGACGCTGCCCGTAACCTTCGAGGAGGTCGCCAGCCGGACCGCCGCGGTCGCCCGCGCGACCGAGGACGCGCTGGTCGTCGCCGACATGCCCTTCCTCTCGTTCGGCGTCGACGAGGCGGAATCGGTGCGCAACGCCGGACGCCTTTTAAAAGAGGCCGATGCCGACGCGGTGAAAATCGAGAGCGGCCCACACACCGTCGAGATGACCGAGCGGATGACCGCGATCGGGATTCCGGTGATGGCGCACCTCGGCTTGACCCCCCAACACGTCAACCGCGTCGGCGGGTACACACGACAGGGGACTGATCAGGCGGCCGCAGAGGAGATAATCGACCTCGCGGGCGCTCACGCCGAAGCGGGCGCGTTCGCGCTCGTCTTAGAACACGTTCCCGCGAACCTCGCCGGGGCGGTGACGGAGGCGCTCGACATCCCCACGATCGGTATCGGTGCAGGCCCGGACTGCGACGGCCAGGTCCTCGTGATCAACGACGCGGTCGGACTGGGCGAGTGGTCGCCGCCCTTCTCCCGGCAGTTCGGCGACGTGCGCGGCGAGATGCGCGACGCGGTCGAAGCGTACCGCGACGCGGTGACGAGCGGCGAGTTCCCGGCCGAGGAGCACTCACACGTCGAGTCGGACCTCGAAGACCTGTACTGA